In one Pseudomonas purpurea genomic region, the following are encoded:
- a CDS encoding alpha-E domain-containing protein, with protein sequence MLSRTASDLYWMSRYLERAENLARMLDISYSLSLMPQDGRGDGLHELAMPLLITGTLEDYLERHGELHAERLLHFFALDAANPASIYSCLGAARASAHAVRGRITADMWENINATWLEIRGIADQGLSRYGMSRFCEWIKERSHLFRGASYGTIMRNDAFRFIRLGTFIERADNTLRLLDARYEMAGDQAEAVSDGTAHAYYQWSALLRALSSFEAYTEIYRDAPGARHVAELLLLRADVPRSLRACTEEIDQILASLPGANGRPAQRLAAEMDARLRYTGINEILDEGLHIWLTEFIPLVRQLGNAIHRSYLEAA encoded by the coding sequence ATGCTAAGTAGAACTGCCTCGGATTTGTATTGGATGTCGCGTTACCTGGAGCGGGCGGAAAACCTCGCACGGATGCTGGACATCAGTTACTCGCTGTCATTGATGCCCCAGGACGGTCGCGGTGATGGCCTGCATGAACTGGCGATGCCGTTGTTGATCACCGGCACCCTCGAGGATTACCTGGAGCGCCACGGTGAGCTGCACGCCGAACGCTTGCTGCACTTTTTCGCCCTGGATGCGGCCAACCCGGCCAGCATCTACAGCTGCCTCGGTGCCGCGCGGGCCAGTGCCCACGCGGTGCGTGGGCGAATTACCGCAGACATGTGGGAAAACATCAACGCGACCTGGCTGGAGATTCGCGGGATTGCCGATCAGGGCTTGAGTCGTTACGGCATGAGCCGTTTTTGCGAGTGGATCAAGGAACGTTCCCACCTGTTCCGGGGCGCGTCCTACGGCACCATCATGCGTAACGATGCGTTCCGCTTCATTCGCCTGGGGACGTTCATCGAAAGGGCTGACAATACGTTGCGCCTGCTCGACGCCCGGTACGAAATGGCCGGCGACCAGGCCGAAGCGGTCAGCGATGGCACCGCTCATGCCTATTACCAGTGGAGTGCGTTGTTGCGGGCCTTGTCGTCGTTCGAGGCGTACACCGAGATCTACCGCGATGCCCCCGGCGCCCGGCATGTCGCTGAACTGTTACTGCTGCGTGCCGACGTGCCACGTTCGTTGCGCGCCTGCACGGAAGAAATCGACCAGATCCTCGCCAGCCTGCCGGGGGCCAATGGCCGGCCCGCGCAACGCCTGGCGGCGGAAATGGACGCACGCCTGCGTTACACCGGCATCAACGAAATTCTCGACGAAGGCCTGCATATCTGGCTGACCGAATTCATCCCGTTGGTGCGCCAGTTGGGCAATGCCATTCACCGTTCCTACCTGGAGGCCGCATGA
- a CDS encoding transglutaminase family protein — protein MRLSISHETTYHYEDQVRASIQYLRLTPHDSERQHVLSWQLDLPRPVRAQLDPFGNILHVLTMDEPHAAIIIGARGQVDIDELREAEHESQSALPFLRFTRLTEADEALRAFADKQCRQRRDRTALIDLMHGLNQHMTYTPGSTEVETSAAQAFAGRAGVCQDHAHAFLACARSLGIPARYVSGYLYSENSEHLASHAWAEAWLDDAWYSFDVTNELARPERHLKLAVGLDYLDACPVRGMRRGGGCEQMHAKVFVSPTPVISVQQQ, from the coding sequence ATGAGACTTTCCATCAGCCACGAGACCACCTATCACTACGAAGATCAGGTGCGGGCGAGCATCCAGTATTTGCGTCTGACGCCCCACGACAGCGAGCGTCAGCACGTACTCAGTTGGCAGCTTGACCTGCCACGGCCGGTGCGGGCGCAACTCGACCCGTTTGGCAACATCCTGCACGTGCTGACCATGGACGAGCCTCACGCGGCGATCATCATTGGCGCCCGGGGGCAGGTAGACATCGACGAGTTGCGTGAGGCCGAGCATGAGAGCCAGTCTGCGTTGCCCTTCTTGCGTTTTACCCGGTTAACCGAGGCGGACGAGGCCTTGCGCGCGTTTGCCGACAAGCAGTGCCGGCAACGCCGTGATCGCACGGCGCTGATTGACTTGATGCACGGCCTCAACCAGCACATGACGTACACGCCGGGTTCCACTGAGGTTGAAACCAGCGCCGCTCAAGCGTTCGCCGGGCGGGCAGGGGTTTGCCAGGATCACGCTCACGCGTTTCTCGCCTGCGCGCGCAGCCTGGGCATTCCTGCGCGTTATGTGTCGGGTTATCTCTACAGCGAGAACAGCGAACATCTGGCCAGCCACGCCTGGGCCGAAGCGTGGCTGGACGACGCGTGGTACAGCTTTGATGTGACCAATGAGCTGGCCAGGCCTGAGCGTCATCTGAAACTGGCAGTAGGGCTCGATTATCTGGATGCCTGCCCGGTGCGCGGCATGCGCCGGGGCGGTGGGTGCGAACAAATGCATGCCAAGGTGTTCGTCTCGCCGACGCCGGTGATTTCTGTTCAGCAGCAGTAA
- a CDS encoding cytochrome c, which yields MKALILLGALLLSTPLYAAQLVLDLGSNHRTWQTEELLKHPQARTITVPDDVSYKREMHYRAVPLAALLTGVSAEDHLQAVALDGFAAELAAAPLFNTSGSQAWLAIEDPAQPWPALAKDKPSAGPFYLVWTHPQAGHISPEQWPFQVAGIKRLAAVAERFPALRPDPALAADDPVNQGFALFQKNCLACHRLNGAGDAQFGPDLNIPFSPTEYFGTDFLKRYIRDPQSLRQWPQAKMPGFSTTVLPDEELTMLVGYLKHMAGRKQISAK from the coding sequence GTGAAAGCTCTAATTCTGTTGGGGGCTTTGCTGCTCAGCACGCCCTTGTATGCCGCGCAGTTGGTGCTCGACCTGGGCAGCAACCACCGAACCTGGCAGACCGAGGAGTTGCTCAAGCATCCTCAGGCCCGGACCATCACCGTTCCTGACGACGTTTCCTATAAACGGGAAATGCATTATCGCGCTGTGCCGCTGGCGGCGTTGTTGACGGGTGTAAGTGCCGAGGATCACTTGCAAGCCGTGGCGCTGGACGGTTTTGCGGCCGAACTGGCAGCGGCGCCGTTGTTCAACACATCGGGCTCACAGGCGTGGCTGGCAATCGAAGACCCGGCCCAGCCCTGGCCTGCGCTGGCGAAGGACAAACCGAGCGCCGGACCGTTTTACCTGGTGTGGACCCACCCGCAGGCCGGCCACATCAGCCCCGAGCAGTGGCCCTTTCAAGTCGCCGGCATCAAGCGTCTGGCGGCCGTTGCCGAGCGCTTCCCTGCCCTGCGGCCAGACCCGGCACTGGCGGCCGATGACCCGGTGAATCAGGGGTTTGCGCTATTCCAGAAAAACTGCCTGGCGTGTCACCGCCTCAACGGCGCGGGGGATGCTCAGTTTGGGCCGGACCTGAACATTCCCTTCAGCCCCACCGAGTACTTCGGCACAGACTTCCTCAAGCGCTACATCCGCGACCCGCAAAGCCTGCGCCAGTGGCCACAGGCGAAAATGCCCGGGTTCTCGACAACAGTGTTGCCGGATGAAGAACTGACGATGCTGGTGGGCTATTTGAAGCACATGGCGGGGCGCAAGCAGATTTCAGCCAAGTAG
- a CDS encoding acetyl-CoA C-acetyltransferase → MTQALIFDALRTPRGRGKADGALHSVKPVNLMAGLLTALQQRTQLDTREVDDIVLGCVTPIGDQGADIAKTAALVADWDVSVAGVQINRFCASGLEAVNLGAMKVRSGFEDLVVVGGVESMSRVPMGSDGGAWALDPQTNLHSHFTPQGVGADLIATIEGFSRQDVDAYALHSQQKAARARADGSFNKSLVPVQDQNGIVLLDHDEFIRGDSTLEGLGKLKPSFEMIGQMGFDATALRVYSHIERINHVHTPGNSSGIVDGAALMLIGSEAKGRALGLQPRARIVATAVTSTDPTIMLTGPAPATRKALAKAGLRVEDIDLFEVNEAFASVVLKFIKDMAVDPARVNVNGGSIAMGHPLGATGCAILGTLLDELEARQLRYGLATLCVGGGMGIATIIERL, encoded by the coding sequence ATGACCCAAGCTTTGATTTTCGATGCGCTGCGTACGCCCCGTGGCCGTGGCAAGGCAGATGGCGCCTTGCACAGCGTCAAACCGGTGAACCTGATGGCCGGGCTGCTCACGGCCCTGCAACAGCGCACGCAGCTTGATACCCGTGAAGTCGACGACATCGTGCTCGGTTGCGTGACGCCGATTGGCGACCAAGGTGCCGATATTGCCAAGACCGCCGCGTTGGTCGCGGATTGGGACGTCAGCGTGGCCGGTGTGCAAATCAATCGTTTTTGCGCCTCGGGGCTTGAAGCGGTGAACCTGGGCGCGATGAAGGTGCGCTCCGGTTTTGAAGACCTGGTGGTGGTCGGTGGCGTCGAGTCCATGTCGCGGGTGCCGATGGGCAGCGATGGCGGTGCCTGGGCGCTCGACCCGCAGACCAACCTGCACAGTCATTTCACGCCGCAAGGGGTGGGGGCCGACCTGATCGCCACGATCGAAGGTTTCAGCCGTCAGGATGTCGACGCCTACGCATTGCACTCCCAGCAGAAAGCCGCGCGGGCGCGGGCTGACGGTTCATTCAACAAGTCACTGGTGCCGGTGCAGGACCAGAACGGCATCGTGCTGCTCGACCATGATGAGTTCATTCGTGGCGATTCAACGCTTGAAGGCCTGGGCAAGCTCAAGCCGAGCTTCGAGATGATCGGGCAAATGGGCTTCGACGCCACCGCACTGCGGGTTTACAGCCACATCGAGCGCATCAACCACGTTCACACGCCGGGCAACAGCTCGGGGATTGTCGACGGTGCGGCGTTGATGCTGATCGGCTCCGAAGCCAAGGGCCGGGCGCTGGGGTTGCAGCCGCGAGCGCGGATCGTTGCCACCGCCGTCACCAGTACCGACCCGACCATCATGCTCACCGGCCCTGCGCCGGCGACTCGCAAGGCCCTGGCCAAGGCCGGGCTGCGGGTCGAGGACATCGACCTGTTCGAGGTCAACGAAGCCTTCGCCTCGGTGGTGCTCAAGTTCATCAAGGACATGGCTGTCGACCCGGCCAGGGTCAACGTCAACGGCGGCTCCATCGCCATGGGCCATCCGCTCGGCGCTACCGGGTGCGCGATCCTTGGCACGTTGCTCGATGAGCTGGAAGCACGGCAGTTGCGTTATGGCCTGGCGACGCTGTGCGTCGGCGGCGGCATGGGTATCGCCACCATCATCGAACGCCTCTGA
- a CDS encoding 3-hydroxyacyl-CoA dehydrogenase NAD-binding domain-containing protein, which translates to MTDAIRYEKGSDQIVVLTVDMPGQSANTMNAVYRDAMADCVARLVADKDSIAGVIITSAKKSFFAGGDLNELISVGKPQAKVFYDMVLLLKSQLRTLETLGKPVVAAINGAALGGGWEICLACHHRVALDDSSVQVGLPEVTLGLLPGGGGVVRMVRMLGLEKALPYLLEGKRVRPQQALQAGLIDELAVDRNELLAKARAWIVANPAAKQPWDVSGYQIPGGTPSHPKVAQMLAIAPSILRSKTQGCMPAPEKILCAAVEGAQVDFDTAQLIETRYFTELTTGQVAKNMIGTFWFQLNEINAGGSRPSGFAPQVTKKLGVLGAGMMGAGIAYVSAAAGIDVVLKDISLAAAEKGKAHSVALLDKKVARGQLSAEQREATLARIKTTESDADLAGCDLIIEAVFEDRELKAKVSSAAQKIVGAQAVIASNTSTLPISGLATAVPDQSKFIGLHFFSPVEKMPLVEIIKGARTSDETLARGFDFVLQIKKTPIVVNDSRGFFTSRVFGTFTNEGIAMLGEGISAPMIETEARKAGMPIGPLAISDEVSLSLMSHIRQQTIKDLQAEGKPLIEHPAFAVIDLLLNEYKRPGKAAGGGFYDYPAGGQKHLWPALKTRFEKTDGQISPKDVRDRLLFVQAIETVRCVEEGVLTSTADANVGSIFGIGFAAWTGGALQFINQYGVKDFVARAQYLAEQYGERFSPPALLLEKAAKAELF; encoded by the coding sequence ATGACTGATGCCATTCGTTACGAAAAAGGGTCGGACCAGATTGTCGTCCTGACCGTCGACATGCCGGGCCAGAGCGCCAACACTATGAACGCGGTGTACCGCGATGCCATGGCTGACTGCGTTGCGCGGCTGGTGGCCGACAAGGACTCGATTGCCGGGGTGATCATCACGTCCGCGAAGAAAAGCTTCTTCGCCGGCGGTGACCTCAATGAGTTGATCAGTGTGGGCAAGCCGCAAGCCAAGGTGTTCTACGACATGGTGCTGTTGCTCAAAAGCCAGCTTCGAACCTTGGAGACACTGGGCAAACCGGTGGTCGCGGCCATCAATGGGGCGGCGCTGGGCGGCGGCTGGGAAATCTGCCTGGCCTGCCATCACCGTGTTGCGCTGGACGATTCGTCGGTGCAGGTCGGTTTGCCGGAAGTCACTCTGGGCCTGTTGCCGGGCGGCGGCGGAGTGGTGCGCATGGTGCGCATGCTGGGGCTGGAGAAAGCGCTGCCGTATTTGCTTGAGGGCAAAAGGGTTCGGCCGCAGCAGGCGCTGCAAGCCGGGCTGATTGATGAACTGGCGGTGGATCGCAATGAGCTGTTGGCTAAGGCGCGCGCGTGGATTGTGGCCAACCCGGCGGCCAAACAACCCTGGGACGTGAGCGGTTATCAGATTCCCGGAGGCACGCCGTCCCACCCCAAAGTCGCGCAGATGCTGGCCATCGCGCCGTCGATCCTGCGCAGCAAAACCCAGGGCTGCATGCCGGCGCCGGAGAAAATCCTGTGCGCGGCGGTGGAAGGCGCCCAGGTCGATTTCGACACTGCGCAGTTGATCGAAACCCGCTACTTCACCGAGCTGACCACCGGCCAGGTGGCGAAGAACATGATTGGCACCTTCTGGTTCCAGCTCAACGAAATCAATGCCGGTGGCTCGCGACCTTCAGGCTTTGCGCCTCAGGTGACGAAAAAACTCGGGGTGCTCGGCGCCGGCATGATGGGCGCCGGGATAGCCTACGTCAGCGCGGCGGCCGGTATCGATGTGGTGCTCAAGGACATCAGCCTGGCGGCGGCCGAAAAGGGCAAGGCGCATTCAGTGGCGTTGCTGGACAAGAAGGTCGCTCGCGGCCAGTTGAGCGCCGAACAGCGCGAGGCGACCCTGGCGCGGATCAAGACCACAGAATCGGATGCCGATCTGGCCGGTTGCGACCTGATCATTGAGGCGGTGTTTGAAGACCGCGAGCTCAAGGCCAAGGTCTCGTCTGCTGCACAAAAAATCGTCGGTGCGCAGGCGGTGATTGCGTCCAACACCTCGACCTTGCCCATCAGCGGCCTCGCCACGGCGGTGCCGGACCAATCGAAATTCATCGGCCTGCACTTCTTCAGCCCGGTGGAAAAAATGCCGTTGGTGGAAATCATCAAGGGCGCCAGGACCAGTGATGAGACGCTGGCCCGTGGTTTCGATTTCGTCCTGCAAATCAAGAAAACCCCGATTGTGGTCAACGACAGTCGGGGTTTCTTTACCTCGCGAGTGTTCGGCACCTTCACCAACGAAGGCATTGCCATGCTCGGCGAGGGTATCTCGGCACCGATGATTGAAACCGAGGCGCGCAAGGCCGGGATGCCGATTGGGCCCTTGGCGATTTCCGACGAAGTTTCCCTCAGCCTCATGAGCCACATCCGCCAGCAAACCATCAAAGACTTGCAGGCCGAAGGAAAACCGCTGATTGAGCACCCGGCATTTGCCGTGATTGACTTGCTGCTCAACGAATACAAGCGTCCCGGTAAAGCCGCAGGAGGCGGTTTCTATGACTATCCGGCCGGCGGCCAGAAACACCTGTGGCCAGCGTTGAAAACCCGTTTCGAGAAGACCGACGGGCAGATTTCACCGAAGGATGTGCGTGATCGTCTGCTGTTCGTGCAGGCCATCGAAACCGTGCGGTGCGTGGAGGAGGGGGTGTTGACCTCGACCGCCGATGCGAATGTCGGGTCGATCTTCGGTATCGGTTTCGCGGCCTGGACCGGCGGGGCATTGCAGTTCATCAATCAGTATGGCGTGAAGGATTTCGTTGCCCGCGCCCAGTACCTGGCCGAGCAGTACGGCGAACGGTTTTCGCCGCCCGCGCTGTTGCTGGAGAAAGCGGCGAAGGCTGAGCTGTTTTAA
- a CDS encoding amidotransferase, which yields MSLRICILETDILRPELVDQYQGYGQMFQRLFSQQPIAAEFTVYNVMQGDYPGDELTFDAYLVTGSKADSFGTDSWIQTLKTYLLARYERGDKLLGVCFGHQLLALLLGGKSERATQGWGVGTHNYRLDAKAPWMSPVMEELTLLISHQDQVTELPENATVIASSDFCPYAAYHINDQVLCFQGHPEFIHDYSRALLEIRQQHLGEQVYQKGVASLEHQHHGATVAEWMMRFVAHKPQAKSA from the coding sequence ATGTCGCTACGCATCTGCATTCTGGAAACCGACATCCTGCGTCCAGAACTGGTCGATCAATATCAGGGCTATGGGCAGATGTTTCAGCGTCTGTTCTCGCAGCAACCCATCGCTGCCGAGTTCACCGTCTACAACGTGATGCAAGGCGACTATCCCGGCGATGAGCTGACCTTCGATGCGTATCTCGTCACGGGCAGCAAGGCGGATTCGTTCGGCACCGATTCGTGGATTCAAACCCTCAAGACTTACTTGTTGGCCCGCTATGAGCGGGGCGACAAACTGCTGGGCGTCTGTTTCGGTCATCAACTGCTGGCGCTGCTGCTGGGCGGCAAGAGCGAGCGTGCCACCCAGGGCTGGGGCGTCGGCACCCACAACTACAGACTGGACGCCAAGGCGCCGTGGATGAGCCCGGTGATGGAAGAGCTGACGTTGTTGATCAGTCACCAGGACCAGGTCACTGAGTTGCCGGAAAACGCCACGGTCATTGCTTCCAGCGATTTCTGCCCTTACGCCGCGTACCACATCAACGACCAGGTGCTGTGCTTCCAGGGTCACCCGGAGTTCATTCACGATTATTCGCGAGCGTTGCTGGAAATCCGTCAGCAGCACCTCGGCGAGCAGGTCTACCAAAAGGGCGTGGCGAGCCTGGAACATCAGCATCACGGCGCCACCGTGGCCGAATGGATGATGCGCTTCGTCGCCCATAAGCCGCAGGCCAAGTCGGCTTAA
- a CDS encoding magnesium and cobalt transport protein CorA: MGRVVAAAVYSAGKRITNITLDEGAAWAAKPGHFVWIGLEEPNALELANLQRQFNLHELAIEDALEKHSRPKLETFGDALFIVTYSPVRHEGKLEFIETHIFAGKGYIITCRNGHSASYAHVRQRCEARPLLLEHGEDFVLYALLDFVIENYQPMGEAIHAEIDELERNVLCSALNERDIQNLHGLRRDVLRLRRYAAPMVEISEELQKLSFPFIDKNMRPYFRDVQIHVTRQMEDLSTLRDIASQTIEIGVLLEASRQSVVQRKFAAWAAILAFPTAVAGIYGMNFQNMPELSWHYGYFSVLGFITVGCVGLWASFKRSGWL, from the coding sequence ATGGGTAGAGTCGTTGCGGCTGCGGTCTACAGCGCCGGTAAGAGAATCACCAATATCACCCTTGATGAAGGCGCCGCGTGGGCGGCCAAACCTGGCCACTTCGTCTGGATCGGCCTCGAAGAGCCGAACGCACTGGAACTGGCCAACCTCCAACGCCAGTTCAACCTGCACGAACTGGCCATTGAAGACGCCCTGGAAAAGCACAGCCGACCGAAGCTGGAAACCTTCGGCGATGCGTTGTTTATCGTCACTTACTCGCCGGTACGGCACGAAGGCAAGCTGGAGTTCATCGAAACCCACATCTTTGCCGGCAAGGGCTACATCATCACTTGCCGCAATGGTCACTCGGCGTCCTACGCCCATGTGCGCCAGCGCTGTGAGGCGCGTCCGCTATTGCTGGAGCACGGCGAAGATTTCGTACTCTACGCCCTGCTCGACTTCGTGATTGAAAACTACCAGCCAATGGGCGAAGCGATTCATGCCGAGATCGATGAGCTGGAACGTAACGTGCTGTGCAGCGCATTGAACGAACGGGACATCCAGAACCTGCACGGCTTGCGGCGCGACGTGTTGCGCCTGCGCCGTTACGCAGCGCCGATGGTGGAAATCAGTGAAGAATTGCAGAAGCTGAGCTTCCCGTTTATCGACAAGAACATGCGCCCGTACTTTCGGGACGTACAGATCCATGTCACGCGGCAGATGGAAGACCTTTCAACCCTGCGCGATATCGCCAGCCAGACCATCGAGATCGGCGTGCTGCTGGAGGCCTCGCGGCAAAGTGTGGTGCAACGCAAGTTCGCGGCCTGGGCGGCGATTCTGGCGTTTCCGACGGCGGTGGCCGGGATCTACGGGATGAACTTCCAGAACATGCCCGAGTTGAGCTGGCACTACGGCTACTTCTCGGTGCTGGGGTTTATAACCGTAGGCTGTGTCGGGTTGTGGGCAAGCTTCAAGCGCTCGGGCTGGCTTTGA